One region of Plasmodium vivax chromosome 7, whole genome shotgun sequence genomic DNA includes:
- a CDS encoding hypothetical protein, conserved (encoded by transcript PVX_098750A) produces MGNKISTEDHIFRLKLKTKELEKLSNRSELEEKKLVTDVKKAIQAGKIDIARLYAEKCIRKKNEKINYLNLSNKLDVLVSRLEGAHRCASLVKDVSMMIPLIQKINTETNAAKIGNDVMKLENIFDEISISSDLINDTVQTSSAISAPTEEVDELISKIADEHAIKLDGQLGPVNSINKHLEEISNMSERIKNLK; encoded by the exons ATGGGTAACAAAATTTCCACGGAGGATCACATCTTTcgattaaaattaaaaacgaagGAACTA gaaaaattatcaaaCAGGTCAGAATTAGAAGAGAAAAAGCTCGTAACCGATGTCAAAAAGGCCATACAGGCAGGGAAGATCGACATAGCGAG GCTCTATGCAGAAAAAtgcataagaaaaaaaaacgaaaaaattaactaccTCAATTTGAGTAACAAACTGGATGTCCTTGTGTCTAGGCTCGAGGGGGCCCACAGATGCGCGTCG CTAGTTAAAGACGTAAGCATGATGATCCCGCTAATACAGAAGATAAACACCGAGACCAACGCCGCCAAAATTGGGAATGACGTGATGAAGCTGGAAAACATCTTTGACGAAATT agcaTCAGCTCGGACCTCATAAACGACACTGTTCAAACGTCCTCTGCGATCAGCGCCCCCACGGaggag GTTGACGAATTGATCTCCAAAATAGCAGATGAGCATGCCATAAAACTGGATGGGCAGCTGGGCCCCGTAAATTCGATTAATAag CATTTGGAAGAAATTTCCAACATGAGCGAACGgatcaaaaatttaaaatga